A single genomic interval of Aedes aegypti strain LVP_AGWG chromosome 1, AaegL5.0 Primary Assembly, whole genome shotgun sequence harbors:
- the LOC5571481 gene encoding uncharacterized protein LOC5571481, with translation MSEANTPTANRTPFRRLGLARSIKRAGFADRAEALSTPKSALPSHAVDENVLASSSPNPTANQMRPIKSTCSNDTSDQEDNVETPAPVTTPIAVRSSSKKTRLSLSQSWRKKIVQKKELQNIKRRKLMDEVEMCTEPEEIDSCVEQEPSHSRVETKSTEDKPYSKPPSNIKLQIQEVKESISVWRNGCIAALNDLQERRGTGDMESLLNMLQIPFDLVNFDSETQEFLDPD, from the exons ATGAGTGAGGCAAATACACCAACGGCTAACAGAACGCCTTTCCGTAGACTTGGGCTAGCCAGAAGTATCAAAAGAGCGGGATTTGCAGACAGAGCT GAAGCATTGAGTACACCCAAATCAGCGCTTCCCAGCCATGCCGTTGACGAGAACGTTTTGGCGAGTAGCAGCCCCAACCCGACTGCCAATCAAATGCGGCCTATTAAAAGCACTTGCTCGAATGACACTAGTGACCAGGAGGACAACGTTGAAACACCAGCACCGGTGACAACACCCATCGCCGTCAGGTCAAGCTCCAAGAAAACACGTCTATCGTTGAGTCAAAGCTGGAGGAAAAAAATAGTTCAGAAGAAGGAACTGCAAAACATCAAACGAAGAAAGTTGATGGACGAGGTGGAAATGTGTACGGAACCGGAAGAAATCGATAGCTGTGTGGAACAGGAACCAAGTCATAGTCGTGTTGAAACTAAATCAACTGAAGACAAGCCATATTCAAAACCACCCTCGAATATAAAGCTACAAATTCAGGAAGTTAAGGAAAGCATCTCAGTATGGAGGAACGGATGCATTGCAGCTTTAAATGATCTACAGGAACGACGCGGCACCGGTGATATGGAATCGTTGCTGAACATGCTCCAGATACCTTTTGATTTGGTAAACTTTGATAGCGAGACCCAGGAGTTTCTGGATCCAGATTGA
- the LOC5571493 gene encoding RING finger protein 37 has product MDSTYNFLDHKLKPSVDCDAVDDDFHPVSNLIASDQRTLEGGFMAYSVTKPPVEIVFTLHCPIVVHRLKLWVHMGALKTTSIDVYIQNKRGSFDKVGCGESQSAEIFEFVNNRRISSASALPDCRTMQFPLFPTVGYLLANCSIFKLVLKKTARCVPVLRKVECWGQPARNCSVELKESIERMWYKTEEPTENVSSPSSIPQTTVTAEIPEELLDELTCDIMTIPMILPSGKTVDQLTIEKHNQQEEKWGRQASDPFTGLIYTHTRKPIFNPALKSRIDQFLIKHSHLTQFHQLPRTVGTNLRTAAIHPNINIPTKPSRKRKLEADPPKLNLSCISLENAVRKALATTTRYTLAVDAHKEDTFENACHSCMKSLGNFYKISTCQHLICRDCLDAQALSQSHCKCSCGVRFERKLVEKHHVS; this is encoded by the exons ATGGA TTCAACATACAATTTCCTAGATCACAAACTGAAGCCATCGGTCGATTGCGATGCTGTTGACGATGACTTCCATCCTGTTAGCAATCTCATCGCAAGTGACCAAAGGACATTAGAAGGAGGATTTATGGCGTACTCGGTAACGAAGCCTCCAGTTGAAATAGTGTTCACACTGCACTGTCCAATAGTGGTGCATCGCTTGAAGCTGTGGGTCCACATGGGAGCACTGAAGACAACTTCCATAGATGTCTACATCCAGAACAAACGAGGAAGCTTCGATAAAGTTGGATGCGGCGAATCGCAATCTGCGGAGATTTTCGAGTTCGTTAATAACCGTAGGATCTCATCTGCCTCTGCGTTGCCAGATTGCCGAACAATGCAGTTTCCTTTATTTCCAACTGTTGGATATTTGCTTGCCAATTGTTCAATCTTCAAACTGGTTCTAAAGAAGACTGCCCGGTGTGTCCCTGTCCTCCGGAAGGTAGAATGTTGGGGCCAACCAGCTCGCAACTGCTCCGTAGAATTGAAAGAATCAATCGAACGAATGTGGTACAAAACCGAAGAGCCTACGGAGAACGTAAGTTCTCCTTCAAGTATACCTCAAACCACCGTCACTGCCGAGATACCAGAAGAACTGTTAGATGAGCTAACGTGTGACATCATGACCATTCCAATGATACTGCCCTCGGGTAAAACAGTGGACCAATTGACAATAGAAAAGCACAACCAGCAGGAAGAGAAGTGGGGTCGACAAGCTTCGGATCCTTTCACCGGTCTCATCTACACCCATACTCGGAAGCCGATATTCAACCCCGCTCTGAAATCCCGCATAGATCAGTTCCTCATCAAACATTCCCATTTGACGCAGTTCCACCAACTGCCGCGTACCGTTGGCACCAATTTGCGAACCGCCGCAATCCATCCCAACATAAATATACCCACAAAACCGTCCCGAAAACGCAAACTGGAAGCCGACCCGCCTAAGTTAAACCTCTCCTGTATCTCCTTGGAAAACGCGGTTCGGAAGGCTCTGGCGACCACCACCAGATACACACTTGCAGTCGATGCACATAAGGAGGACACATTCGAGAATGCTTGTCATAGCTGCATGAAGAGTTTGggcaatttttacaaaatttccaCTTGTCAGCATTTGATCTGTCGGGACTGTTTGGATGCACAAGCGCTAAGTCAGTCACATTGCAAGTGCAGCTGCGGTGTTAGATTTGAGAGAAAACTGGTGGAAAAGCATCACGTTAGTTGa
- the LOC5571492 gene encoding 28S ribosomal protein S18c, mitochondrial: MFRKLVQSSAHMLRRGYINHSHSGMVGASRYSSTAADPDSPVELEENPFAKDRVQCILCRHNITPDYKNVQLLSQFQSPYTGRIYGKHITGLCRRRQEQVENEIIKAQNAGFMSTYHKAVEFLEDPKLFDPERPVRPHKY, from the exons ATGTTCCGGAAACTTGTTCAATCGTCAGCTCACATGCTGCGGAGAG GTTACATAAATCATTCGCATAGCGGAATGGTTGGTGCTAGTCGGTACTCATCAACTGCGGCAGATCCTGATAGTCCCGTCGAGCTGGAAGAGAATCCCTTCGCTAAAGATCGTGTCCAGTGCATTCTGTGCAGACACAACATAACACCAGACTACAAGAACGTACAACTACTGTCGCAGTTCCAAAGTCCCTACACGGGGCGAATTTATGGCAAGCACATAACCGGTCTGTGCCGAAGGCGCCAAGAACAGGTGGAGAACGAAATCATCAAAGCGCAGAATGCCGGATTTATGTCGACTTACCATAAGGCCGTCGAGTTCCTAGAAGACCCGAAGCTGTTCGATCCAGAGAGACCCGTTCGACCGCATAAATATTAA